Genomic segment of Acidobacteriota bacterium:
GAGGTCGAAGCGAAAGCCGTCTTGCTCGAAGGTCGACGTTCGTCCGCCGACTCGGTCGCGGGTTTCGACCAGAGTGACCCGCAGTCCGGCACTGGCGGCCAGCATGGCGGCCCCCAGGCCCCCCGGGCCGGCACCGACAATCACGACATGGGCATCGGAAGTCTGCATCATAAGACTTCCTTCGCCAGCCCTGCGCCTCCGGTTGCAGGACAGCTCAAAAGAAGCCTGCCGGCGGGCAGGAGGTCGGTTTGCCGCTGGTGGTTGGGACGCCTGGTGTCGGCCCGGATCGGTCCAGCAGCAAGGGATGCCGGTCGCTCGGCGACCGGCGTCTGAGCCTCACGGTGCGGGCTGTCAGCGTCAGGCGAGGCTGGCGAGCTCGTCGTCGGTGAAGATCCGCGAGCGCACCAGGAAACGCCGCTCGCGACCGTTGTCGAGGGAGAACATCCCGCCGCGGCCGGGAACGACGTCGAGGATGAGCTGGGTGTGACGCCAGACCTCGAATTGCGGCTCGCTGATGTAGACCGGCACACCATCGATCTCGCCGAGCTTGACGTCGCGGCTGCCGACCTTGAAGTCGTCGGTCGGGTAGCACATCGGCGAAGAGCCGTCACAACAGCCCCCGGACTGGTGGAAGAGAATCGATGGATGGTCGGTGCGGATCTCATCGATCAGAGCCAGCGCCTCGGGGGTCGCCACCACGCGATCGACGGGTGGGTTTCCGGAATCGGTCATCGTCACTCCTCCACGTAGGGTCCGGTGGGATGTTGTCGGGGCCGTGGACTCGCAGGTTGCTGGATAACTCATCGGCAACCTGCGACCGAGCCCGGAAGGGCTCGGCGGCGAAGCCGTGAGACGGGGTGAGCCAAAAAGATCGCACTTTTTTTGGCGGGGGGGCGCCTAGCCCCCTCGCCGGGCGCCCCTAAACAAGCGAGCAGCGCTGGAAATCCGCGAAGCGGACTTTTCAGCAGCCTGCTAGAAGAACCCCATCGGGTTGGGGTCGTAGCTCATCAGGATGTTCTTGGTGTTCTGGTAGTGGCTCAGCATCATCTTGTGGTTCTCGCGACCGATGCCCGACTGCTTGTAGCCTCCAAAGGCCGCATGGGCCGGGTAGAGGTGGTAGCAGTTGGTCCACACGCGCCCGGCCTTGATGGCGCGGCCGAAGCGATAACAGGTGTTGGCATCGCGGCTCCACACACCGGCGCCGAGGCCGTAGAGGGTGTCGTTGGCGATGGTGAGGGCTTCGTCGGCATCCTTGAAGGTGGTCACCGACACCACCGGTCCGAAGATCTCCTCCTGGAAGATGCGCATCGAGTTGTCACCGCGGAAGATCGTCGGCTCGACGTAGTAGCCGCCGGCGAGCTCACCGGGCATGCTCGGCTGGCCGCCGCCGGTGAGGATCTCGGCGCCCTCCTGACGACCG
This window contains:
- a CDS encoding DUF779 domain-containing protein, producing the protein MTDSGNPPVDRVVATPEALALIDEIRTDHPSILFHQSGGCCDGSSPMCYPTDDFKVGSRDVKLGEIDGVPVYISEPQFEVWRHTQLILDVVPGRGGMFSLDNGRERRFLVRSRIFTDDELASLA